The DNA region AGAAATGTTTTCACTTAATATTATTAACAGCTTGAATCCACCAAATCTTGTCAGCTGTCCTCCTAAATCCAAACACATCTCTCTTCAGTTAAAGTGGCAGGACAGCTTTAGGGAGGGAAATCTCTGAGATTACCATTGTGTTCAGCCCTCTGGCTGGCAGAATAAGGCAGCAAGTTATGCCAGCTCTATGAGCCCAACAAACCGCAGGCAGCTGAGGACCTGGCGTGGTCTGCCCATCCAGTTTTATTTATGTGGCCTTTCTTTTATtagttagttattttatttatttacatttcaaatatgtcCTTGGGGGTGCATCTTGGAGATGGAGAATTGACTCAGCAAGTTTAGAGCatgtattgctcttgcagagccGCTGGGTTTGATTCAAAGCACttacatagtagctcacaaccatcaactCCATCCATGGCGTCTGACTCCCTGCTAACCTCTGTGGGTCCTCAGAAGGATTTCATTTACTGTCTTTGAGACttatttttacagttttagaTAATGTTAGACTTGCAGACCAGATGGAAGCTCTTTCTTCAATTTATCTTCATTAGGGTCTCATTCTacagcccaagctgacctcaaactcctggcGATTCTTTTGCATCAGCCTTCCGGAGTACTTGGATTTCAAGTATGATTCACCATGCCTTGGCGAACTAGTGTATTAAAAGGACATTTGGGGTGTCTAAAGAGATGTTTCATGGTTAAGAGCGCTGATTGGTCTTCCTGGGGgtccaagttcagtttccagtcaTCACTCACACACTTCTGAAagtcttatgccctcttctgacctctgcagggaAAGAAGCATTACAAGCAGAGACAAACATAAGCaaaacacatgcagagagagagagagagagagagagagagagagagagagagagagagagagaggataaatgaaaataaaacattttttaaagggaaGGACATATTTTTGGTGGAATCCTAGCATTTCAACAAATTGACATGAATTGAATCTATCTTGAAGTGACTGAAAAGTTAAACACATTCTGATACAGTTGGttatgtgtttctttctcttttgcacTTGTTACTTTAACTGTTTAATGGCAATATTTCCTCTGTAAAAGGAAGTGGTAGAGGGTGAAGAGAGAGGGAACATTGGCTTTCTTTAATCAGTAGACCAGCTCCAAGACTGGACCAAAATCCAGTTTCTTCCATTCCATTCCTTGACCAGCTAGGATAATAAAAGGTTTAAGGTACCTGAGTTTTACTTTGTGCTTCATCATATACTACACTTTGTGCTTCATCCTACACTAGAGTCCATCTGTGGAGTTGAGAAACACCTCCATGTACCAGAAAgtcttttcagaaagaaaatactgaTGGATGTATTTTGATCTCTGAGGCtcctaatttttcttaatttatggtTTGGATGGAAAGGAATGTTCTCCTGTCTAATTTCAAGGCTGATTCTCACTAACCCAGGTCACTATGTTCCTCTAAATTCATGAACCATAACTATTTACAGAGATTCTTATAAACTACTTCCTATAAGAGGGGATGGAGTCCTGTGGACCAAAAGCATCCTGAGATAACTGCAtcatcttttcctccttcctacaATGGACTCCTCTTCTGTCATTCTTTTCAGATACAACAGGTACTGGGCCTTGTTGGACCTGAGGAagttgtgattattttttttcccccttcaagtccaaagctaagaaagaaaaggagggaggaaagaacagAGTGGAGGGACGGAGGGGGTATTGAGCTAGCTAAAATACCATCAGCTAGACTCTTACTCTTAAAGGGGGTAGGTGAGGaggacaaaagacacacacacacacacacacacacacacacacacacacacagtgcacaagcAAAAATGCTGGCTTGTCCACTCTGCAAAGCCTCCTGAAGAAGCATTCTTTGAAAGTGGAGCCTCTGCATTGAAAGATGACCTGGAGACTTGAATATACAGAGCTGGGCCGAGGCAGCAAAAGTTGGGTCTCTGTCTCACTGGTGCAAGGACTATTTGGCACCTGGCCTGCTCAGGTGTCCTTAGACCTGTGGCCTGAGCTAACTCCTAGCTTCTAGCAGACCTGGCTGAGTCAAGGGCCAACTGAAGCAAGTGTGTGTGGCATCTAGGAGCAAGGTCTCCTGCATCCAGCAGATTGTGGCCTGCAGATGGGAGTAACAGGCTTGGAGCATAGTGCACAGGATCTGAAACTCCTCTGAGAAAGAGTAGTAGAGACCTGAGAGGGATGTTCTGTCTTCTGTGCACCTCCCCAGTGCAATGCTCCAGAGTGTCTCCAACTGGTTGCTTGATACAGCCAACCTTGGCCCAGCTTCTAAAAACTGTACGGAGGGGtgtaatttatatgtatttatatttattttggtttttcgggaATGGTAACTTGTGTAGAATAGATTGCCCCAAAACCTGGTGatgctcctccctcagccttcgaagtgttgggattataaatTTGAACACTATCCAGTAAAgtattcacattttaatttgtaatacATTCTATCCTAGTTAGTTGAGGAATTCCCCAGCATGGCTTCCCATTTATAAGCTGAATTGGAACCCCGTTTTTTGGAAAACAGAATGCAACACAGAAGTAATTTGATTTCAAATGTTCCATTTCTAAAAAGAGTTGTCTTCAAAAGTTAGTTCCTTGCGCTTGAATAGCCTGGATAAGAATCCTGGTGAGTTGCTGCTGTTGAGTTTAAACTGGCAGATAACAAGGTTTCCATTCACTTGTATCTATTCATGATGGGTGCCTGAGGCCCCAAGACTGGCCTCCCAAGGTTCCTTGAGGTTCTTTcagcaactggaaaaaaaaaaaaaaaaaaaaaagttttgccaCTTAACCTTGCCATGGAGGTAACCTTGTGTCAGTTCACTTTTATAGTAGGCTAGAGGGAGAATTCCACTGCGATGTCCATTCCCTCCCACAAGGGTTTCTGGTGGGGCTTGGAGCAGACACCAGGAACAACCCACCCTACCCTGAAATAAGAGCTCACCCTGCCCGCTGCCGGCATCACTGGGCAAGAAAAGGAACCAGTAAAGGGCATGTTTCACAACTGGAGGACAGACAAACTGTTTTTGCCTTAATGAAACTGAGCCGCACAGCTTTTATAACTAACCAAAGAAACAGCCCAAGTGCTCAGATTTAGAGCCAAGGAGTCATTGCTCTAAATGTTGAGGACCCTTAAAGGCCAGGTGGACACTGAGCTTGGCAAGCCAGGcataggaagatgggtgggaGCTCATAGAATCTTAGAAGTAGCTTGCACGCTGTCCGTGTGGATGGAGTTGGCTCAATGAAGAGCACCCAAGAGAATAAgatggaaatgagaaagaaatgaccCAAGAAAGCAGAATTAAAATTGGAGAAAGTTGCTGGGGTTGGTGGGAGCGCAAAGGAGATGGGACAGGGGAAAGTTGCAGGTCTTAGCCCCTTCCCGGCCACTTCCCTGAGGAGTTCGGCAACTCCTTTCTTAATGCGGAGATTCCAAAAGATAGCCTTGTCCCTCCTCATAAGCAAACGGGAACTGTGGGCAGAGGTTCTGCTACAAGAACTGCTGGAGACTTTGCTGCTCTTCGCCGCCACGCACCCGGCTTGTCACTCTTCCTGACTATCTTTATGTCTCTGCAATCTTTGTCCCACGTGGAAACGAGGGAAGAAGGAAATCCCTGGGACACTGCTGTTCCAGGAGGGAATACtgggctcccccaccccacccccgacatTCAAAATCCTCAGCCTCTGGCTCCTAGGACACAAGCTTTCCGCGAGGGAGTCCGGGAAAACTCTTTGACTGCGTCGCAGTCCTTTGGTCCCCGCCCCCTCTTAGCGTCAGCGCGCCGCGGGCTGCAGGGTTTAAATGCGCTCTAGCGGGAGCCCAGGCGCTTCTGCCCCGGAGCGCCGCCGGGCTGGAACCACCGAGTTAGAGGGGAGCGAGTTTGCCTCAGCCCCAGCCCAGCGCTGCCCCGCAGCCCATGACTCCGGGGCTCGGGCGCCGCCTTCGCAGCTGCAGCATCCTTGAGCTTCGCCAAAACAGCNTTGATGAGAAACCACTCAGCTGCCTCCGCGGCGGGGAGCCATGAGCTGTCTGGATGTTATGTACCAGGTCTACGGTCCCCCGCAGCCTTATTTCGCAGCCGCCTACACTCCCTACCACCAGGTACGGGTCTGTCCGGATGGGGCGGGAACCGgtggaacacacacaccacacacacacacacacacagagagagagagagagagagagagagagagagagagagagagagagagagagagagagagagagagagagagagagagagagagagagagaagagtaccACTTCCTGAAAGGTCCACTGAGATTCCACGCTCCAGGGGCGACAGACAGGCACCCAAAGACACCGTGATGCCGGGACCGCGCGCGCTGTGACCGCTATTAACTAATTCTCTTTAACTGGTGCGTTTTCTGTCTTGAGACAGCACCTAAGGCGTGCGGATGTTCACCAGGTCCTGCCCAGATCAGTTAGactgaattttcttttaagagtCTGGTGAGGGTGCAAAGAGCTTCCCGCAAAGCTCACGCAGGGAAATCCGAACTTTGATCTTGACcgtagaaataaaaacaaaaggaaaatcaaaagccGGCTTCTCCAAGTGAGATCTCAGGTGGTCCAGTCCAGTCTGGCCAAATAGCTAAGGAACTGGTGGATTCCTTATCAGTAGAAACCCGCACTGGTCTTTTGGTCTGTGTTTTACCGAATTCTAGGGAGCATTATTCAGGTGCACTTGACCCACTACGGGAGCTCGCCTTTCTGGGACCCAAGTGGCAGAATGTGACAACCCAAAGTCTCTTTTAAGAGCGCTTAACCCCGCTCCTGCAAACTGTGGAGGTTTCCTTCTGCCGATTTCTCTTTTCCCTGAGCTGTGTGTCGAGCCAAGCAGGGTTTCCTTCCGTGTCCCTGGTGAAGGTAGCAGAATTTGAGGACAGTGTTCCAGGGAAATAGCGAAAGCACACATACCTGGGGCAGAAGTCTGGATCAGGCTGAAGTAAGCGCCtggtcttcccttcagaaaacgCAGAAATGTGCTGTAATGTTTGCGTCAATACTTTAAACAATTTTGTTTGCAAGTCTCAACGAAATATGAAGATGATGAAGTGAGTAAATTTTGCTTTAAGTTCCCCCTCGCAAAACTTCCCAAACTAGAATTTGTAGTCTTAGACTTaggaatcatttttaaatgaaatgggAATATGTCATTTGGAGTGTGGTGAAGTTAGAAACTGTTATCTTTTGGCCCCATCTTCTGAAACCAGCAGTCCTTCCCCACTATCGGACCATTTACTGCAAACAGAAGAAAGATAGTTAGGTTTTGCTAGTTGGTCCTTTCTTCTCCTGGACCCCAGACCTGTCTACTATATTAAATGTCGCTCTGTAAGACTCTGCCCTTCCTTCAAGGCCATCTCTGCCTTCAGAATGATTTATCAGTATATCTAGTCTGTGACTCAATTCTAAGACAATGTTCTCAGTAGCTGCGTCTCGCTTTAAAGTTTCAATGATACAGTGATTTGCTCCATGGTACATCGAAGCTCAACCTTCTTTCCTGCTCCTTTTTATCATTTCTGTCCTAAAGGTGTTTGGAGATGTTGACAGTGTGCTAGTCATTTGTTAACTTTTCCTtacttaaattatgttttaaaactgCAAGTACATAGAATATGCCTGtggccccagcactcaggaggctgggaaaGAAAGATCTTAGTTCAGGGCCAGTCTCAGCTACATGGCAAGATGTAGGCCACCCCATGCCTTGGGTCAAAACCAATCAAACTAATGAAAACAACTGTCTCCAACTTTGGAGACTTTTTTGTGAGTGCACACAACAAATTCCTACTTCCACTTATTAAAAAGATCTACATTTCCCCAGTTACGGTTTTAGAACTCTCTCAAGTTTTCTGTGGTAGTTCATTCCTGGTTGTGAAATGTAGATTCTTGTTTCTCATTGCTGTTTTTCTGTGTCATCTTGAGGATGCTTAATCTTGTATCAGTGCTTCTGCTCTGAGTTCTCCTGTAGAGAGAAGATAGTTATCAACTTGACACGGATGCCCTTAATCTTAcagtatgttttaaaaagtgCATTTGCCCTGAACAAGTCCCTTAAAGTCACTCTCGAGCTCTGCTTACAGTCCTTACAGTCGGGTTTGGTTTTCCTCTGTTTGGTTTAATTTGTTCTCTTGGTTGGATTGGTTAATGATTGATCGATTGATAGTCTTCTGAGATTTTTCACCCCAACATTTTGAGAGTTTTTCCTTCAGCTCAGCTGCAATTCTGGGGAGAGGGGGTATCAAGtaaggcacattttttttttagggaatATTGCAGGCAGAGAGGCAACTGTTCTGCCAGTGAATGGTGATTTTCTGTGGCAGGAACAAAGCTTAGACAGCAATGCCAGTTACTTAATGGATATGTTCAGGATTCACCTACATTGACCATCTCTTGCGAGTTGATGTTTAACTCTTTCTTTGAACAGAAACTAGCCTACTACTCAAAAATGCAGGAAGCCCAAGNGTgctccagccccagcagcagTGCCAGCGGGAGCTCCTCATTTTCCAACCCAACCCCAGCCAGTGTCAAAGAAGAGGAGGGCAGCCCAGAGAAAGAGCGCCCGCCCGAAGCTGAGTACATCAACTCCAGATGTGTCCTCTTCACCTACTTCCAGGGGGACATCAGCTCTGTGGTGGACGAACATTTCAGTAGGGCCCTTAGCCACCCAAGCAGCTACACCCCAAGCTGTACCAGCAGCAAAGCACACAGAAGCTCTGGACCCTGGAGAGGTGAGTGGAACCCCATGGAGAAGAGTAGGTGAAGGGTTATCTGCCCTCCCCGCAGTCGCAGTCAACCTCCAGGGCCCCAAAGCAGCGCAACCAAAGACACAGTAAACTTGAGAGAGCGAGTGAAAGGCAGCACTGGAGGGAGGTAAGAACCAGGAAGAGGTTTcaaaggggggaggggtgcaaACTCTTCTTATAGAtgcacaggagagctggtggcCTGGGGCAGGGAAGCGGAGACACTGGCCTTGGAATTGGAAGCCATACAATTGGTATGTTGGCTCTACCAATTCCTAGCAatatgaccttgggcaagtctcTTAACCTCTTTGAGGTCCATATTTACAGGTCTCTAAAATTAGAATAACACCTGGCCTCCTAGAGCTCCCCCAGAGAAGGCTATAAGAGTCAAAAATTGAAATGTCTGTGGATGTTTTGTTGTGGGAACCTGAGGTTTCTCACACCAGGTGGAGCAGACctttacaaaaatttaaaaagcttctTTGCAGTTTCATACCTCCCTACAAGTAAAATCTGCTCGAGAATACCTCCTAAAACTAGCCAGCCTTTTGCCAGGcttcaaatatttaagaaatctGAAAGCAGAAATTCTTAATAATGCAAGCCAATGGCAAAGAAACAAATTCACAGATCAGTCTTTTTCTACATCCCCACAGACGTCTGCTTTAACTATGAAAGGTAGCAACCTCCCTCTCCTACCAACACTGAGGAAATGATGCACAAGCACTCCTTAGtctttgctgtgtagctgagctGAGAAGTGACAACATTGTCCTTTGAAGtacaaaagaaaactaattttcatttGTCGTTTGTGTGGGAATGGCGGCGGTCCTTGCGTTATTCCTCCTCGTTATTTCAATAATAATATCTGGCATTTTGCAGAAGTCCTTAGATAGAATTTCAAACTCTCCCTTTATTCTCTCATTACCTAACTTCTCTCTAGCAGGACATTTGGTCACCATTCAGCATACAAGTTTCCGatttgttttggattttagcATATGGTGTCTATGTTTTCCCCAGAGGAGGTGTTCCACAAAAGGGCTTTGAACTGAAAGACGaaatccttcccttcttctctacCCAAGGCAACAAATGTGACCTAAGAGCCCTTTTCTTATCATGCTGCCAAATTTACGGAGTTGACAATGATActgatatcatcatcatcatcattattatcattattatcattccTGTCATCCTAGCTTTGATCAGAACATTTGCTATCTAAAACTTGTTTTTTAAAGCCGTCTGTGCAAACACCAAGGCTGCTCTATTATTATACCTTCTTCACTCATCTTGAATTCTCGCAAGAAGGGGAATATTGTTtagtaaattcttttatttatttacattccaaatgctgccccctttCTGGTGCCCCCTCCCCGAGTacttccctttgcttctgagagggtgcttccccacccacctaccccttCTCGCCCGCCCCCAATCCTTGCCAGCGTCTGAGAAGGGTAATATTTGAATGAAAGCCTCTAGAGGGAAAACCCACCACCAATAACAGGAGTTGGAAGTTTATCATTGATCTCTCAGTCTAGCGGACACCTATCTTTAAGGGAAGCTTAGAGCAAGAAGGATTGAAATGGGAGAGAGAATAAGTGTGAGATAGCTAGGCCTACAGACATAGGTCTTCAGCTGGATGAAGGGCCTGGTCCAATGGAGGAGAGGGCAAGCTCTCTACGCCTTAAATCTCCTTCCTCCACCATCAGCTGGGCGATTCAGATATCGCCCTGGTCTCACTTCTCAGTACCCTGGCCTCATTGTCACCCGCAGAAGACTCCTTAGAAGAGCACCCAGAGGCGAAGGCGAAGGCTGCGGGTCCTGTCCCTCCGCGGCCTTCCCACCCACCCTTGACCCCTAATCCCCCTGTTGGCTAGGACTGGCAGGACTGCCATGACACTCTTTTCTTGCTTTCCTCCCGCCCCGGGCAGCAGAAGGCACCTTCCCGATGAGCCAGCGCAGCTTCCCCGCCTCCTTCTGGAACAGCGCGTACCAGGCGCCGGTGCCCGCGCCACTAGGCAGTCCTCTAGCCACCGCACACTCGGAGCTGCCCTTTGCCACCGACCCCTACtctcccgccgccgccgccgcgctgCACGGCCACCTGCACCAGGGCGCGGCCGACTGGCACCACGCGCACCCGCACCACGCGCACCCTCACCATCCCTACGCGTTGGGCGGCGCCCTGGGAGCACAAGCCTCTGCCTACCCGCGGCCAGCAGTGCACGAGGTCTACGCTCCCCACTTCGACCCGCGCTACGGGCCGCTGCTCATGCCCGCAGCCACTGGCCGCCCCGGCCGCCTGGCCCCTGCCTCGGCGTCCGCTCCCGGCAGCCCTCCCTGCGAGCTCGCGGCCAAGGGCGAACCGGCGGGCGGCGCATGGGCTGCGCCCGGGGGACCCTTCGTGAGCCCCACGGGAGATGTGGCCCAGAGCCTGGGTCTCAGCGTGGACTCAGGTAAGAGGAGGAGGGAGTGCAGTCTCCCCGCCGCCCCTCCAGCACTGTACCCGACTCTGGGCTAAGCTCCGggcgtgccccccccccccccccccccccccccNCNNCCCTTGGGAGAccaccctcccctacccccaggaCCATGTGGCTGAGAGATTGCATGCCATCATTTGTTTCTATGGGTAGATGTCTCTAGAAAGTAGCACCCTGCCCTCGGCCTGGCTAGGTGGTACAGAGGactctttttgttctttgaataaAGTTCAGTGGAAAAGAGAAAGNTGGTGGTATGNGCTGGTCAGAATTGTAGCCACTTACCACACGTGACTACTGAGCCTTTGAGGTGTGTGGCTAGGATGAATGGTGATGTGGTCAGACATAATAGGCACTGGATTtccaaaactgaaaaagaaaataatgtaaaaccTCACCTCCTTAACATNTTATACTGAGTTTGCATGTTCTATTATGTCCAGCGGTTGCCTNTTGGTTATATTGGGTTAAATAAAATGCACTATTAAAATGCTCGGTTGTTTTTTCCTTCCTGCGATGCCTGCAGCGCCAATGTTTTCATTGCTGCTGCACAGCGCTAATCCAGAGTACCTGTGACTCACCGCACCTTAACTGCCAAATTCTGTAGGTCTTTTACACGTGTAAAATTTAGACTGGTTTTGATGGTAATGCTAAGACGCTAGGTGGCTGGCTTAGAGTTAAACTTCAAACATGTGTATTCATTCTACACTGGAGAGATCTGGaactgtggggtgtggggggatggTTGCCCTCTTTTTGATTTTTGGAGCAAATGACAAATGTTTATTATTGGCTAGTCTTtgccctttccccctttccttggATGAAGGTTCGACGTCCCTCCATATGCTATGCTTTTACCTTTCACAGCCTGTAGATGAAGTGTGTAACTTTCACAAGAAAGTGGtgcatttatctttttttttttctctccttaaatttcctgtcccctcccccaccaccccatcttctctttatttaattttaggcTTGCAAACTCTGGACCAAGGCAAGCATCTGTATGGGTTTTAGACAGACCACTCGCTTTCCTGTAAGTTCCGTTGGTGACAGCcagagctgagggggtttgtcagggcttctgtcttagtttgcaGCTCCTTGCTGTTTCCTAGGTGGTTCTAAGACCTGAGTCCCAGtatctcctcctgcttctgtcttctgaccAGCAGTGAGGGCTCAGCAGCTGCGCCTTCCAGTGGAGAagcacaggaaggcagagacTTCGGATTTCCCCCACCTCTTgggaaaaccaaaaaccacatttacaaaaatattgtCTCAAATTAATGACTCTTGGCTAAAACACTGGAAATGTCTGTGATGAGTGTGCTTAGCTGGCTGGTGCACTGTTAAGCACTctcagaaggagagaaagggaatcACTGTGGATATTGTTTATGCTGAGGTGCATTTGCAACAAAAACCTTGATAGAGACATACAAAGATGCCAGACTTCTTCCTCATAGACTCCAGCTCCCACCTtgcccatccccctccccacagcACCCACTCCAGACAGAAGACACACTCTTTCCTGTGAACTGTAAGCTCGGAAGCCTCTGTCTGCATATGAGTGGCAAGCGGCAGATATAGAGCCACCTGCCCAAGTCTTACTGGAATGCAGCTGTTGGAAGACAGCTGCTTAAAACTCCAGAAATACATTGACCAAGGTGGGACTTCGTGGTGTCTGGAAGGACAGTTGTGATCGCACTGGACAGATTATATAAAATCACATATATCGCCTCACTTTTACAAGGATCGATTTGccatgaaaaaagaaattttgtttcaCCTTCGCTCTCACAAACCCCGCCCTGTCTCTGGTCCTCCACTGAAAATGCAAAGAGacaagcccctccctccccaactgTCTCCATAGGAGGAGCTAGGAAtcagaaggggaggaggagtcCACGGAGTaggaaacaagaaggaagacatttctctcagtctcttcagtTGTGATTGCTAACTTTTGTGTTGACATAAGAAAAGGATTTACgtggggcagagctggagatgaggaAGAAGTGAACATTACAGATGCCTATGCGTTATGAGTGTACTGTGCTTTGTAACGTGAAAATAAATGTCTCAATTTTAATAGAATAAANNNNNNNNNNNNNNNNNNNNNNNNNNNNNNNNNNNNNNNNNNNNNNNNNNNNNNNNNNNNNNNNNNNNNNNNgtgtgtgtgtgtgtgtgtgtgtgagagagagagagagagagagagagagagagagagagagagagagagagagatctatgcAGTCTTTACAAATGGCTGCTGAATTCTTGTTCACACTGCTCCATCTCTCACCTTGCCTAAGGATGACAAGTTAGATATGGTTTTACCATCACCCCACACACCCCTGTTTGACAAATGAGGAAACTatggctgaaagaagctaagagttCATCTGTCAGCCTTCAGGACACTAGAAGCAGAGATGCCACATGGTAGACGATTTAGTCTGCTACAGATTTATCACTTTGCAGGAAAGAGTCCCTGAAGTTCTTAAATCCTAGACCCTAGATAATATAGCCTTTGGTTTAAggtgtgggttgttttttttttttacatttgttattttatattttaaaacgaCAAGCCATGAAACCAAATCAAAAGAGGGAAGATTTTTAAATTGATAGcacttttgttactgttgttgatGCTAGAACTatttgtatttttgcattaaagTGCCTAGAGAGATTATCTATATTATGCTCAAATTGCCCTTTGTACATTGATAATGCTTGACTATCTTATCATTTATTTGACCATCATTGTAATGTGAGAGACGCATATGGCATAGCTTGGATAATACTCCAAGTAGCAGTGAAAGACAATACTCAGAGTGCAAGCCCGTCAGCCCCGCTTCCAACCCTCTCTGTCTTTTGAAAAACTGTGGAGTAAATTTGAACATGAaaatgatgcccttgtttttatgCGGGTAGAAAAATACTGTATCCGTCCTGCTGTGATCACAAAATAAGTAATGTTGGCTGATGATTGTGAACCAGGAACCGAGGCTTCATGGATGGACTAGATCACGTAAGAGCCCATCATCTTTGATAATACTTCTTATTATGACATCCTTCTCATtgggaagaaactgaggcacacagaaGGGAAGTCCTTTTCTCCATCATAAAGTGTCTAAGTGGCATTAAGTCAAGATGACTACCCAGATGTGCAAGTACGGAAGCTAAACTCTGGCTCTTGCACTCgctgcttctcttctttctttctgtggtt from Mus pahari chromosome 9, PAHARI_EIJ_v1.1, whole genome shotgun sequence includes:
- the Vgll2 gene encoding transcription cofactor vestigial-like protein 2 isoform X4; the encoded protein is MSCLDVMYQVYGPPQPYFAAAYTPYHQKLAYYSKMQEAQXCSSPSSSASGSSSFSNPTPASVKEEEGSPEKERPPEAEYINSRCVLFTYFQGDISSVVDEHFSRALSHPSSYTPSCTSSKAHRSSGPWREGTFPMSQRSFPASFWNSAYQAPVPAPLGSPLATAHSELPFATDPYSPAAATTLPYPQDHVAERLHAIICFYG
- the Vgll2 gene encoding transcription cofactor vestigial-like protein 2 isoform X2: MSCLDVMYQVYGPPQPYFAAAYTPYHQKLAYYSKMQEAQXCSSPSSSASGSSSFSNPTPASVKEEEGSPEKERPPEAEYINSRCVLFTYFQGDISSVVDEHFSRALSHPSSYTPSCTSSKAHRSSGPWREGTFPMSQRSFPASFWNSAYQAPVPAPLGSPLATAHSELPFATDPYSPAAAAALHGHLHQGAADWHHAHPHHAHPHHPYALGGALGAQASAYPRPAVHEVYAPHFDPRYGPLLMPAATGRPGRLAPASASAPGSPPCELAAKGEPAGGAWAAPGGPFVSPTGDVAQSLGLSVDSGKRRRECSLPAAPPALYPTLG
- the Vgll2 gene encoding transcription cofactor vestigial-like protein 2 isoform X1 is translated as MSCLDVMYQVYGPPQPYFAAAYTPYHQKLAYYSKMQEAQXCSSPSSSASGSSSFSNPTPASVKEEEGSPEKERPPEAEYINSRCVLFTYFQGDISSVVDEHFSRALSHPSSYTPSCTSSKAHRSSGPWRAEGTFPMSQRSFPASFWNSAYQAPVPAPLGSPLATAHSELPFATDPYSPAAAAALHGHLHQGAADWHHAHPHHAHPHHPYALGGALGAQASAYPRPAVHEVYAPHFDPRYGPLLMPAATGRPGRLAPASASAPGSPPCELAAKGEPAGGAWAAPGGPFVSPTGDVAQSLGLSVDSGKRRRECSLPAAPPALYPTLG
- the Vgll2 gene encoding transcription cofactor vestigial-like protein 2 isoform X3, translating into MSCLDVMYQVYGPPQPYFAAAYTPYHQKLAYYSKMQEAQXCSSPSSSASGSSSFSNPTPASVKEEEGSPEKERPPEAEYINSRCVLFTYFQGDISSVVDEHFSRALSHPSSYTPSCTSSKAHRSSGPWRAEGTFPMSQRSFPASFWNSAYQAPVPAPLGSPLATAHSELPFATDPYSPAAAAALHGHLHQGAADWHHAHPHHAHPHHPYALGGALGAQASAYPRPAVHEVYAPHFDPRYGPLLMPAATGRPGRLAPASASAPGSPPCELAAKGEPAGGAWAAPGGPFVSPTGDVAQSLGLSVDSGLQTLDQGKHLYGF